One Apteryx mantelli isolate bAptMan1 chromosome 22, bAptMan1.hap1, whole genome shotgun sequence genomic region harbors:
- the RFFL gene encoding E3 ubiquitin-protein ligase rififylin isoform X7 has product MWASCCNWFCLDGSPEEMQPQPQQGARAQAYSNPGYSSYPSPTASEQSCKACGVHFGSPAGKHVCLDCKKNFCMSCSSQPESGPLLCHLCQRFRATAFQREELIKMKVKDLRDYLALRDISTELCREKEDLVFLILGQQPVITQEDQIQTPPLNSSASGQQDFVILPPTSIASSTSHDASPVSADPISSSLAQEHPQANGYVPPSQVNMTGVENAAEASAEEETQSIDSEDNLVPGRRASLSDLTSIGDIDALTVRQLKEILARNFVNYKGCCEKWELLERVTRLYKEKDLQHLVSDTDDQTGGAGLPGAEENLCKICMDSPIDCVLLECGHMVTCTKCGKRMSECPICRQYVIRAVHVFKS; this is encoded by the exons ATGTGGGCAAGCTGTTGTAACTGGTTTTGTCTGGATGGCTCACCGGAGGAGATGCAGCCCCAGCCGCAGCAGGGAGCCCGAGCCCAAGCCTATTCCAACCCCGGTTACAGCTCCTACCCGTCTCCCACGGCGTCCGAGCAGAGCTGCAAGGCGTGTGGGGTGCACTTCGGCAGTCCCGCCGGGAAG CACGTCTGCTTGGACTGTAAAAAGAATTTTTGCATGTCCTGCTCGAGTCAGCCTGAAAGTGGTCCCCTTCTCTGCCATCTGTGTCAACGTTTCCGAGCCACAGCTTTTCAGCGGGAAGAGTTGATAAAGATGAAGGTGAAGGATCTACGAGACTATTTGGCACTCCGTGACATTTCCACAGAGTTGTGTCGTGAAAAGGAGGACCTGGTATTTCTGATTCTTGGCCAACAGCCTGTAATTACCCAGGAAGATCAGATACAAACACCACCTTTAAATAGCAGTGCCTCTGGACAGCAAGACTTTGTGATTCTCCCACCGACCAGCATAGCATCTTCTACCTCACATGATGCGTCTCCAGTGTCTGCAGATCCCATCTCAAGTTCACTAGCTCAGGAACATCCACAG GCAAATGGGTATGTACCTCCAAGCCAAGTCAATATGACAGGAGTTGAGAATGCAGCAGAAGCATCAGCAGAGGAGGAGACACAG TCTATTGACTCAGAAGATAACCtggtgccggggcggcgggctTCTCTTTCTGATCTGACAAGCATTGGAGATATCGATGCGCTCACTGTGCGACAGCTGAAGGAAATTCTTGCTCGCAATTTTGTCAACTACAAAGGCTGCTGTGAGAagtgggagctgctggagcgagTGACTCGCCTTTATAAAGAGAAAGACCTTCAACATCTAG TTTCTGACACTGACGATCAAACTG GTGGTGCTGGGCTCCCTGGTGCGGAGGAGAACCTCTGCAAAATTTGCATGGACTCACCCATTGACTGTGTCCTGCTAGAATGTGGCCACATGGTAACTTGCACCAAGTGCGGAAAGCGGATGAGTGAGTGTCCCATATGCAGGCAGTATGTGATACGAGCTGTCCATGTCTTTAAGTCCTAA
- the LIG3 gene encoding DNA ligase 3 has translation MPTGARTLAQAARALGRGTALCLQHTRASLPGLPFCCVGFPGASPCFWYRLLVRTVSFWCVGGGAGGLHLPLPLHAGPRQACTAAEDMAEQRYCVDYAKRGTAGCKKCKEKIVKGMVRIGKIVPNPFTESGGDMKEWYHVKCMFEKLEKARATTKKIEDITDLEGWEELQDDEKELINKHISEATSKVASTPKKKATVQAKISATGQITSPKKDLLGIVNPSPKKFSGFTAKPKNLEDVSANSSHKSSLSAKKCDPKHKDCLLREFRKLCAMVADKPSYNVKTQIIQDFLQKGTGGDGFHGDVYLTIKLLLPGVIKIVYNLNDKQIVKLFSRIFNCSQEEMVRDLEQGDVSETIRLFFEQSKSCPPVAKSLLTIQEVDEFLIQLSKLTKEDDQQSVLQDITRRCTGNDLKCIIRLIKHDLKMNAGAKHVLDALDPNAYEAFKASRNLQDVVERVLRNHQEAEKVPGLKRTLSVQASLMTPVQPMLAEACKSIDYAMKKCPNGMYAEIKYDGERVQVHKNGDHFSYFSRSLKPVLPHKVAHFKDFIPQAFPGGHSMILDSEVLLIDNKTGKPLPFGTLGVHKKAAFQDANVCLFVFDCIYFNDISLMDRPLRERRKFLHDNMVEIPNRILFSEMKLVAKASDLADMITRVIREGLEGLVLKDIKGNYEPGKRHWLKVKKDYLNEGAMADTADLVVLGAFYGQGSKGGMMSIFLMGCYDPKSEKWCTVTKCAGGHDDATLARLQTELDMVKISKDPSKIPGWLKINKIYYPDFIVPDPKKAPVWEITGAEFSKAEAHTADGISIRFPRCTRIRDDKDWKTATNLPQLKELYQLSKEKADFSVVAGEEEESTAGSSGENEGNSRSSTPHKTIKTPPSKSPAKAKKPEGSKAVIASPQKLEERRGEKRKASEMDDNGKKALLDIFTGVKLYLPPSVKDFDKIRRYFIAYDGDLVQEFDTASATHVIGDIDENPGAKRVSPNWIWECIRKRRLVAPC, from the exons ATGCCCACAGGCGCCAGGACACTCGCACAGGCTGCCCGGGCACTCGGCAGGGGCACAGCGCTCTGCCTCCAGCACACACGGGCCTCCTTGCCGGGACTCCCCTTTTGCTGCGTTGGCTTCCCCGGCGCCAGCCCCTGTTTCTGGTACCGGCTGCTGGTGAGGACCGTGTCTTTCTGGTGCGTGGGTGGTGGTGCTGGAGGTCTCCATTTGCCCCTGCCTTTGCATGCTGGGCCTCGCCAGGCCTGCACAGCTGCAGAGGACATGGCGGAGCAGAGGTACTGCGTGGACTATGCCAAGCGTGGCACGGCGGGCTGCAAGAAATGCAAGGAGAAGATCGTGAAGGGGATGGTGCGTATTGGGAAGATTGTTCCCAACCCCTTCACGGAGTCTGGTGGGGACATGAAGGAATGGTACCATGTGAAGTGCATGTTTGAGAAGCTAGAGAAGGCCCGGGCTACCACCAAGAAAATTGAAGACATCACAGATTTGGAAGGGTGGGAAGAGCTACAAGATGATGAGAAAGAATTAATCAACAAGCACATCTCAG AAGCTACTTCCAAGGTTGCAAGTACACCGAAGAAAAAAGCAACAGTCCAAGCTAAGATCTCTGCCACTGGACAAATAACCAGTCCCAAGAAAGATCTGTTAGGTATCGTCAATCCATCACCAAAGAAGTTCTCTGGCTTCACAG CTAAGCCAAAGAATTTGGAAGATGTCTCTGCAAACTCTTCCCACAAGTCTAGCCTGTCTGCAAAAAAATGTGATCCGAAGCACAAAGACTGCTTGCTGCGAGAGTTCAGGAAACTCTGTGCCATGGTTGCTGACAAGCCTAGTTATAATGTGAAAACACAGATCATCCAGGACTTCCTGCAGAAGGGAACTGGAGGAG ATGGTTTTCATGGTGACGTATACCTGACTATTAAACTGCTGTTACCAGGTGTCATTAAAATTGTTTACAACTTGAATGATAAGCAGATTGTAAAGCTGTTTAGTAGGATTTTTAACTGCAGCCAAGAGGAAATGGTCCGGGACTTGGAACAG GGAGATGTTTCCGAGACCATACGCCTCTTCTTTGAACAGAGTAAGTCCTGTCCTCCAGTTGCCAAAAGTCTCCTGACCATCCAAGAGGTAGATGAGTTCCTAATCCAGCTATCAAAGCTTACAAAGGAGGATGACCAACAAAGTGTGCTGCAAGATATCACTCGCAG GTGTACAGGCAACGACCTGAAATGCATCATCAGGCTAATCAAGCATGACTTGAAAATGAATGCTGGTGCAAAGCATGT GTTGGATGCTTTGGATCCAAATGCCTATGAGGCATTCAAAGCCTCACGCAATCTCCAGGATGTGGTGGAGCGAGTCCTGAGGAACCACCAGGAGGCTGAGAAGGTGCCAGGTCTGAAGCGAACCCTCAGTGTGCAGGCCTCTCTGATGACTCCCGTTCAGCCCATGCTG GCTGAAGCCTGCAAGTCAATTGACTATGCTATGAAGAAGTGCCCAAATGGGATGTATGCAGAGATCAAATATGATGGGGAGCGGGTGCAGGTGCATAAAAATGGAGATCATTTCAGCTACTTCAGCCGAAGCCTCAAACCTGTCCTCCCTCACAAA gtaGCCCATTTTAAGGACTTCATCCCCCAGGCTTTCCCTGGTGGCCACAGTATGATCCTGGATTCAGAAGTTCTTCTGATTGATAACAAAACTGGCAAGCCGCTTCCTTTTGGGACTCTTGGTGTGCACAAG AAAGCTGCTTTTCAAGATGCcaatgtttgcttgtttgtgtttgACTGCATCTATTTCAATGACATCAGCCTGATGGACAG GCCCCTGCGTGAACGTCGTAAGTTTCTCCACGATAACATGGTTGAAATCCCCAACCGGATCCTCTTCTCGGAGATGAAGCTTGTTGCA aaagCTTCAGATCTGGCAGATATGATCACGCGAGTTATCCGTGAGGGCCTGGAAGGACTGGTGTTGAAAGATATAAAG GGTAATTATGAGCCAGGAAAACGGCACTGGCTGAAGGTGAAAAAGGACTACCTAAATGAGGGTGCAATGGCTGACACAGCAGACCTGGTGGTGCTGGGAGCTTTTTATGGACAAGGCAGTAAAG GTGGGATGATGTCCATCTTCCTCATGGGTTGCTATGATCCCAAGAGTGAGAAGTGGTGCACTGTGACCAAGTGTGCTGGTGGCCACGATGATGCCACCTTGGCCCGCCTGCAAACAGAGCTGGATATGGTGAAGATCAGCAAG GATCCTAGTAAAATTCCAGGCTGGCTAAAAATTAACAAAATCTACTACCCTGACTTCATTGTCCCAGATCCAAAG AAAGCCCCAGTGTGGGAGATCACAGGGGCTGAATTCTCCAAAGCAGAAGCCCACACTGCAGATGGGATCTCTATTCGCTTCCCTCGCTGCACCCGCATTCGAGATGACAAAGACTGGAAGACAGCCACCAATCTCCCACAGCTTAAG GAGCTGTACCAACTCTCCAAAGAAAAGGCTGATTTCAGTGTTGttgctggggaggaagaggaatccACAGCTGGCAGCAGTGGAGAGAATGAGGGAAATTCCAGGTCTTCCACACCACACAAGACTATAAAAACTCCCCCAAGCAAATCGCCTGCAAAAGCCAAGAAGCCAGAAG GCAGCAAAGCAGTCATTGCATCCCCTCAGAAATTAGAAGAGAGACGAGGGGAGAAGCGAAAAGCATCTGAGATGGATGACAATGGAAAGAAG GCGCTGCTGGACATATTCACTGGTGTGAAGCTGTACCTGCCACCCTCTGTGAAGGACTTCGACAAAATCCGGCGGTACTTTATAGCATACGATGGGGATCTTGTGCAAGAGTTTGACACAGCCTCAGCAACACATGTTATAGGGGACATTGATGAGAATCCTGGTGCTAAGCGTGTGTCTCCCAACTGGATCTGGGAATGCATCCGGAAACGGAGACTGGTAGCTCCATGCTAA